The Leptospira fletcheri genome includes a region encoding these proteins:
- the pgeF gene encoding peptidoglycan editing factor PgeF — MIDHRFYLEDKRSLRILVLGNRELSDYSPDPEFIRSRVSHFSEIPEERIFLLDQVHGTDVVDSDRIQAGAVPQGDALYTTEPRKVLVIKTADCMPVFFWNGNPALVGIVHSGWKGTLAGVAETAIRETTRKYGFDPQSLQFYIGPYATGKQYEVGEDVASQFRKECPTALKQLPTEGKFLLEQKVFLLNRLKNLGVEAFLETSGACTMTANSRYFSHRRGDTARNLNCIWLE, encoded by the coding sequence ATGATCGATCACCGCTTCTATCTGGAAGATAAACGAAGTTTAAGAATTCTCGTCTTGGGGAATCGGGAACTGTCCGATTATTCCCCGGATCCCGAATTTATCCGCTCCCGAGTTTCTCATTTCAGCGAAATTCCGGAGGAGAGAATTTTTCTTCTAGATCAGGTTCATGGAACCGACGTCGTAGATTCGGATCGGATCCAGGCCGGGGCAGTTCCGCAGGGAGATGCCTTATACACTACGGAACCCCGAAAAGTGCTGGTTATCAAAACGGCCGACTGTATGCCCGTCTTCTTTTGGAACGGAAATCCGGCCTTGGTAGGAATCGTACATTCCGGCTGGAAAGGAACCTTGGCAGGAGTAGCGGAAACGGCAATCCGAGAGACTACCCGAAAATACGGGTTCGATCCCCAATCCCTTCAATTTTATATCGGGCCTTATGCAACGGGAAAGCAGTACGAGGTGGGGGAAGATGTGGCGTCTCAGTTTAGGAAGGAATGTCCTACGGCTTTGAAACAGCTTCCGACAGAGGGAAAGTTTCTATTGGAACAGAAAGTATTCCTATTGAATCGGCTGAAAAATTTGGGAGTAGAAGCCTTTCTGGAAACCTCCGGAGCCTGCACGATGACGGCAAACTCCAGGTATTTCAGTCACAGAAGAGGCGACACCGCAAGAAATCTGAATTGTATTTGGCTGGAATAA
- a CDS encoding response regulator, with product MKGGIAPSGRPYQVIVAENSKFQAKQLAQILESEGYEVVAFAETGKELVDLYKENKKVDLITLDLHLPVMDGFAAFYEIKELGVLPRIMVVTDENTPAVIKNLSDSGVMDYVVKPIKREKILEKANATVRKTIKI from the coding sequence ATGAAAGGTGGAATCGCCCCTTCCGGCAGACCTTACCAGGTAATCGTAGCGGAAAATTCCAAATTCCAGGCAAAGCAATTGGCTCAGATTCTGGAATCCGAAGGTTATGAAGTCGTTGCCTTCGCGGAAACGGGAAAGGAATTGGTCGACTTATACAAAGAAAACAAAAAGGTCGATCTCATTACTTTGGATCTTCATCTTCCCGTGATGGACGGGTTCGCGGCATTTTACGAAATCAAGGAATTAGGAGTTCTTCCTAGAATCATGGTCGTAACCGACGAAAACACTCCCGCAGTCATCAAGAACCTATCTGATAGCGGCGTAATGGATTATGTGGTCAAACCCATCAAACGGGAAAAGATCCTGGAAAAAGCGAATGCGACCGTCCGCAAGACGATCAAGATCTAG